Proteins found in one Lutimonas zeaxanthinifaciens genomic segment:
- a CDS encoding ABC transporter substrate-binding protein, with product MLKTLISNFLWIGLLLTLAHRVNAQKTESDLTISIGLLVDEMNEKQAIASANKVVKRFNDSGGVHGKKLKLQTRLVKGAWGAGSSQIVDLVFKDKVVGIVGALDGRNAHLAEQVIAKTQILYVSAWASDPTLSKAYVSWYFSVIPTDDQQAKVLTEDIYRNHQSGSRILVIHDGSYDANQSLKSFRSSISKNQNFTIHSLEILPLSEPSEWYRKISAFEMDLVVAFGTNLPILKINENLQGTNGKAPVMYFNMAASASLEIEDLISQRPDNIRYISNDLATNSKKPSSVEDFVQDGVSSLITAIKNTDANLTSMQKVMSEINFQGVTGQIEFDELGRLKNAETQLKITTP from the coding sequence ATGCTGAAAACCCTTATCTCAAATTTTTTATGGATAGGGTTGCTTTTGACCTTAGCTCATCGGGTTAATGCACAAAAAACCGAGTCTGACTTGACGATTTCCATCGGATTGCTTGTTGACGAAATGAATGAAAAACAGGCAATAGCCTCAGCTAATAAGGTTGTGAAACGATTCAATGATTCAGGAGGTGTTCACGGCAAAAAGTTAAAACTGCAAACGAGGTTGGTCAAGGGGGCATGGGGTGCAGGTTCGAGCCAGATCGTAGATCTTGTATTTAAAGATAAGGTTGTTGGGATCGTAGGTGCTCTTGACGGAAGAAATGCCCATCTGGCAGAACAGGTAATCGCTAAAACACAGATATTATATGTATCAGCATGGGCAAGCGACCCTACCCTTTCCAAAGCCTATGTTAGCTGGTACTTTTCAGTGATCCCTACAGATGATCAGCAGGCAAAGGTTTTGACTGAGGATATTTATCGTAATCATCAGAGCGGTTCAAGGATTCTGGTTATTCATGATGGGAGCTATGACGCAAATCAATCCTTGAAAAGTTTTCGTTCGTCGATATCTAAAAATCAAAATTTCACCATTCATTCTTTGGAGATTCTGCCCTTGAGTGAGCCATCCGAATGGTATCGTAAAATTTCAGCATTTGAAATGGATCTTGTTGTTGCTTTTGGTACGAACTTGCCCATTCTGAAAATCAATGAGAATTTGCAGGGAACTAACGGGAAAGCACCTGTTATGTACTTCAATATGGCAGCATCAGCTTCTTTAGAGATTGAAGACCTGATATCTCAGAGACCTGATAATATCCGATACATATCGAACGACTTAGCAACAAACTCAAAAAAACCGAGCAGTGTTGAGGACTTTGTTCAGGACGGCGTATCGTCCTTAATAACCGCAATAAAAAATACCGATGCTAATTTGACAAGTATGCAAAAAGTGATGTCAGAAATTAATTTTCAAGGTGTTACGGGTCAGATCGAATTCGATGAGTTAGGAAGATTGAAAAATGCTGAAACTCAATTGAAAATTACCACTCCTTAA